One window from the genome of Streptomyces sp. NBC_00287 encodes:
- a CDS encoding hydantoinase B/oxoprolinase family protein, which yields MTGWQFWVDRGGTFTDIVARRPDGRLLTHKLLSENPARYSDAAVAGVRRLMNGSEEPVEAVRMGTTVATNALLERKGERTLLVVTRGFRDALRIAYQNRPRIFARRIELPELLYERVVEVDERIAADGTVLRAPDLEALSGPLQEAYDDGIRAVAVVCMHSHLHPAHEQAVGQLATRIGFPQISLSSEVSPLMKLVPRGDTAVVDAYLSPVLRRYVQHVADELHGVRLMFMQSNGGLAEAGQFRGKDAILSGPAGGIVGMASMSQLAGFDRVIGFDMGGTSTDVSHFAGEYERVFTTQIAGVRLRAPMLDIHTVAAGGGSVLHFDGSRYRVGPDSAGADPGPACYRGGGPLAVTDANVMLGRIQPAHFPPVFGPDGDQPLDADLVRDRFAALAREIRDRTGDDRTPEQVAEGYLQIAVANIANAVKRISVQKGHDVTRYALTTFGGAGGQHACMVADSLGIRTVLVPPMAGVLSALGIGLADTTAMREQSVEAPLEAASMPGVLKTAEDLEAAARSELLAEDVPEDRVKVIRRAQLRYDGTDTTLTVELTEPDTMRRTFEERHRATYSFVLDRPIVVEALSVEATGITEPPDLSALATHQGRASAPDTVRLHTGGAWRDVPLHRREDLPPGESVTGPAIITEAGATTVVDDGWRAATTDDGHLVMERAAITESSDLDTEADPVLLEVFNNLFMSIAEQMGARLESTAQSVNIKERLDFSCALFDPDGNLVANAPHIPVHLGSMGTSVKEVIRRRSDSMRPGDTYAVNDPYHGGTHLPDVTVITPVFDTQGDRILFYVASRGHHAEIGGIAPGSMPANSRTIEEEGILFDNWLLAENGRFREEETLGLLTEAPYPSRNPKTNLADLRAQIAANRKGVDEVARMIEDFGLDVVQAYMRHVQDNAEEAVRRVIDALDDGEYAYETDSGAVIRVRVRVDRENRSATVDFSGTSPQLTTNFNAPFSVVNAAVLYVFRTLVDDDIPLNDGCLRPLRIVVPPRSMLAPEPPAAVVAGNVETSQAITGALYAALGVQAEGSGTMNNVTFGNERHQYYETVASGSGAGDGFPGAPVVQTHMTNSRLTDPEVLEWRLPVQLDEFAVRRGSGGAGRWRGGDGAVRRIRFHEPMTVSTLSQHRRVPPYGLAGGEPGALGANRVERADGTVIALGGSDAADVGPGDVLVIETPGGGGYGSPSPDPHQAGEEIDDLRAF from the coding sequence CGCTACTCCGACGCGGCTGTCGCGGGCGTACGCCGACTGATGAACGGCTCCGAGGAGCCCGTCGAGGCCGTCCGTATGGGCACCACCGTCGCCACCAACGCCCTCCTGGAGCGCAAGGGCGAGCGCACCCTCCTGGTCGTCACCCGCGGCTTCCGCGACGCCCTGCGCATCGCCTACCAGAACCGCCCCCGCATCTTCGCCCGCCGCATCGAACTCCCGGAGCTCCTGTACGAGCGGGTCGTCGAGGTCGACGAACGCATCGCCGCAGACGGCACGGTCCTGCGCGCCCCCGACCTGGAAGCCCTCTCCGGGCCTTTGCAAGAGGCCTACGACGACGGAATCCGTGCTGTCGCCGTGGTGTGCATGCACAGCCACCTCCACCCGGCCCATGAACAGGCCGTCGGTCAACTGGCCACCCGGATCGGCTTCCCCCAGATCTCGCTGTCCAGCGAGGTCAGCCCGCTGATGAAGCTCGTCCCGCGCGGGGACACCGCTGTCGTCGACGCCTACCTCTCGCCCGTACTGCGCCGCTACGTCCAGCATGTCGCCGACGAACTCCACGGTGTGCGGCTGATGTTCATGCAGTCCAACGGCGGCCTCGCCGAAGCCGGGCAGTTCCGCGGAAAGGACGCCATCCTCTCCGGCCCCGCCGGCGGCATCGTCGGCATGGCCAGCATGTCGCAGCTGGCCGGATTCGACCGGGTCATCGGCTTCGACATGGGCGGCACATCCACCGATGTGTCGCACTTCGCCGGCGAGTACGAACGCGTCTTCACCACCCAGATCGCCGGTGTCCGGCTGCGCGCCCCCATGCTGGACATCCACACCGTCGCGGCGGGCGGCGGCTCCGTCCTCCACTTCGACGGCTCCCGCTACCGCGTGGGACCCGACTCGGCGGGCGCGGACCCCGGCCCCGCCTGTTACCGCGGTGGCGGCCCGCTCGCCGTGACCGACGCCAATGTCATGCTCGGCCGCATCCAACCGGCCCACTTTCCGCCGGTGTTCGGCCCCGACGGCGACCAGCCGCTCGACGCCGATCTCGTCCGCGACCGGTTCGCCGCCCTTGCGCGCGAGATCCGGGACCGCACCGGCGACGACCGCACCCCCGAGCAGGTCGCCGAGGGCTACCTCCAGATCGCCGTCGCCAATATCGCCAACGCGGTCAAGCGGATCTCCGTGCAGAAGGGCCACGACGTCACCCGCTACGCCCTCACCACCTTCGGTGGTGCGGGCGGACAGCACGCCTGCATGGTCGCCGACTCGCTCGGCATCCGCACCGTCCTCGTCCCGCCCATGGCCGGCGTCCTGTCCGCGCTCGGGATCGGCCTCGCCGACACCACCGCCATGCGCGAACAGTCCGTCGAGGCCCCCCTGGAGGCCGCCTCGATGCCGGGCGTCCTCAAGACCGCCGAAGACCTGGAAGCCGCCGCCCGCTCCGAACTCCTCGCCGAGGACGTCCCCGAGGACAGAGTCAAGGTCATCCGTCGCGCGCAGCTTCGCTACGACGGCACCGACACCACTCTCACCGTCGAGCTCACGGAGCCCGACACCATGCGCCGCACCTTCGAAGAACGTCATCGCGCCACGTACTCCTTCGTCCTCGACCGCCCGATCGTCGTCGAAGCCCTCTCCGTCGAAGCCACCGGCATCACCGAACCCCCCGATCTCTCCGCCCTGGCCACCCACCAGGGCCGTGCCTCCGCCCCCGACACCGTCCGTCTCCACACGGGCGGCGCCTGGCGCGACGTACCCCTCCACCGCCGCGAGGACCTTCCTCCCGGCGAATCCGTCACCGGCCCCGCGATCATCACCGAGGCCGGCGCGACGACCGTCGTCGACGACGGCTGGCGGGCCGCGACGACCGACGACGGGCATCTGGTCATGGAACGTGCGGCGATTACGGAGAGTTCCGATCTCGACACAGAAGCAGATCCCGTTCTGCTTGAGGTCTTCAACAACCTCTTCATGTCGATCGCCGAACAGATGGGCGCTCGCCTGGAGTCCACCGCCCAGTCCGTCAACATCAAAGAGCGCCTGGACTTCTCCTGCGCCCTGTTCGATCCGGACGGAAACCTGGTGGCCAACGCCCCGCACATCCCCGTCCACCTGGGCTCGATGGGCACCAGCGTCAAGGAGGTCATCCGCCGCCGAAGCGACTCGATGCGGCCCGGCGACACCTACGCGGTCAACGACCCGTACCACGGCGGCACCCACCTGCCCGACGTCACCGTGATCACCCCGGTCTTCGATACGCAGGGTGACCGGATCCTCTTCTACGTCGCCTCCCGCGGCCACCACGCCGAGATCGGCGGCATCGCCCCCGGCTCCATGCCCGCGAACAGCCGCACCATCGAGGAGGAGGGCATCCTCTTCGACAACTGGCTGCTGGCCGAGAACGGCCGCTTCCGCGAGGAGGAGACCCTCGGTCTGCTCACCGAGGCGCCCTACCCCTCCCGCAACCCGAAAACCAACCTCGCCGACCTGCGCGCTCAGATCGCCGCCAACCGCAAGGGCGTCGACGAAGTCGCCCGCATGATCGAGGACTTCGGCCTCGATGTCGTCCAGGCCTACATGAGGCACGTCCAGGACAACGCCGAGGAGGCCGTCCGCCGCGTCATCGACGCCCTCGACGACGGTGAGTACGCCTACGAGACCGACTCCGGGGCCGTCATCCGGGTACGCGTGCGCGTGGACCGCGAAAACCGCTCCGCCACCGTCGACTTCAGCGGTACGTCACCCCAGCTGACCACCAACTTCAACGCCCCGTTCTCCGTGGTCAACGCGGCCGTCCTGTACGTCTTCCGCACCCTCGTCGATGACGACATCCCGCTCAACGACGGCTGTCTGCGCCCTCTGAGGATCGTTGTACCGCCCCGCTCCATGCTCGCCCCCGAACCGCCGGCCGCGGTCGTCGCGGGCAATGTGGAGACCTCCCAGGCGATCACCGGCGCGCTCTACGCGGCGCTCGGCGTCCAGGCCGAGGGCTCCGGCACCATGAACAACGTCACTTTCGGCAACGAGCGCCATCAGTACTACGAGACGGTCGCCTCCGGATCCGGCGCGGGCGACGGCTTCCCCGGCGCGCCCGTCGTACAGACCCATATGACCAACTCGCGGCTGACCGACCCCGAGGTCCTGGAGTGGCGACTGCCCGTGCAGCTCGACGAGTTCGCCGTCCGGCGCGGCAGCGGCGGGGCCGGAAGGTGGCGCGGCGGGGATGGTGCCGTGCGCCGGATCCGCTTCCACGAGCCCATGACCGTCTCCACGCTCTCCCAGCACCGCAGGGTCCCGCCGTACGGCCTGGCCGGCGGCGAACCCGGCGCGCTCGGCGCCAACCGCGTGGAGCGGGCGGACGGCACGGTCATCGCACTCGGCGGCAGCGACGCGGCGGACGTCGGCCCCGGCGACGTACTCGTCATCGAAACCCCCGGCGGCGGAGGCTACGGCTCCCCGTCGCCCGACCCCCATCAAGCAGGAGAAGAGATCGATGATCTTCGGGCGTTCTGA